Part of the Polyangia bacterium genome is shown below.
CCGCGTTCGGTCCGACACTTGGTCCGGGACAAATTTGATTGGACCAGGCTACTGACGACGGTCGGTTTGACCACCGTTTGACGACTATCGGCTCGTCCGATGTTGCTGTGGCTAGACCAATATTTTTTGAAGCGCCAAAGGCGCTTTTGGCATTTGAACGATTTACCATCCTTGGCGGTACTTACACTCGGAACGAAACCATTAGCCCCTTGGAGGGCGACAAATGCAGGATCGGCGTCCTTGGTTTCTTGCTTTTCTGTTTTCAGTTTCCGCGGCGATCACCGGCGCCAGCTGCACCGGCAGCATTGATGGTCCGTCGCCAGGCGCGGGCACGCCGGCGGGCGGCAGTGCCAACAATCCGGGCGGTTCTTCCAGCGGCACCGGCAACAGCGGCGGTGGAATGAACATGCCGGGTACGGCGACGGCCGAGCCCGGGCGGGTGACGATGCGCCGCCTGAACCAGACGGAGTACGACAACACGGTCACCGATCTGCTGGGCACGCTCTCGCACCCAGCGGCCGCGTTCCTCAGCGACACGGTGGCCAACGGCTTCGACAACGACGGCGATCTGCTGACGCTATCGCCGGTGCGCTTGCAGCAGTACCAGCAGGCCGCCGCCAGCCTGGCAACCGAGGCATTGTCGGGCACCCTGCGTACGCGCAACTTGACCTGCGATCCGACGGCCGGCGACACCTGCGTGCGGACGTTCGTGACCACAATGGGTGAGCGCGCGTACCGGCGCCCCCTGACCGACGACGAGATCAATCGCTATCTCACGCTGGCCGGCAAGGTGCGCACAGCGGGAGGAATGCCAGATGATGTCATCAACGCCGCCCTGCAGGCGATGCTGGTGTCGCCGAGCTTTCTGTTTCGGCCGGAGTTCGATCCCGATCCGACGTCGCTGACGGCCCACGCGTTGTCGCCGTACGAGCTGGCATCACGTCTGTCGTACCTGGTTTACGAGAGTATGCCGGACGACCCCCTCTACAGCGCTGCCAAGGCCGGCCAGTTAACGGCGGTCAAAGATATTCAAACCCAGCTGCAGCGGATGCTGATGGATCCGCGGTCACGGCTCTCGCAGAGCTACGCGGAGCAGTGGCTGGGCGTGCGGAACGTAGACAGCGCGCAACCCGACAAGACGTTGTACCCGACGTTCAGCGCGGCACTGGGCACCTCCATGAAAAAAGAGGTCGATCTCTACTTCGACGAGTTCGTGCGCCAGAACCTGCCCGTCGATCAACTGCTGACTTCGAACTTCA
Proteins encoded:
- a CDS encoding DUF1592 domain-containing protein, with the translated sequence MQDRRPWFLAFLFSVSAAITGASCTGSIDGPSPGAGTPAGGSANNPGGSSSGTGNSGGGMNMPGTATAEPGRVTMRRLNQTEYDNTVTDLLGTLSHPAAAFLSDTVANGFDNDGDLLTLSPVRLQQYQQAAASLATEALSGTLRTRNLTCDPTAGDTCVRTFVTTMGERAYRRPLTDDEINRYLTLAGKVRTAGGMPDDVINAALQAMLVSPSFLFRPEFDPDPTSLTAHALSPYELASRLSYLVYESMPDDPLYSAAKAGQLTAVKDIQTQLQRMLMDPRSRLSQSYAEQWLGVRNVDSAQPDKTLYPTFSAALGTSMKKEVDLYFDEFVRQNLPVDQLLTSNFTYLDDSLAAHYGVPAVGSTTDLMRVTLSTPQRGGLWGMGALLVATSRGNRTSPVSRGRFTLDALMCAPPPPPPANVQPPSDATITATDERTFLAMHRSDPTCAACHSLMDPIGLALENYDAIGKWRDADHGQKIDASGMLPDGTNIDGRAALEAALAKDTRMPSCIASNLLEYSLGRHLTDNDQPYVKQVAKAPAGGKPGVRDLLMNVVASDAFRMRQGEPVAMGGKQ